The Bacillota bacterium genome has a window encoding:
- a CDS encoding OFA family MFS transporter has translation MQDLFSQRLGVPAESLATPVSMIFSLIILTFAITTLFGGMLQDPIGPQKVTLIGGLLLGGGLILASQASTIGQIYLFYGVISGTGMGFAYITPLATCNKWFPDKKGIVSGFVVAGMGIGTLVFTPIGRLMVLNRGVLSTWLILGLVFMALISFGALFLKLPPDGATDAKPPGRQQLKSDTRLKDYSQAQMLRTSAFYLIWFMFLIGSGAGLMVIGLAAPIGQELAGLTAGQAAGVVSLLGVFNVSGRILWGAVSDRFGRTKVLFSMFILTSLSLLMLSISTSLFPLVFAFASITLCFGGFLAVFPATTAEFFGTKNLGGNYGLVYIAYGIGGTGGMYMGSILPLTTAFVVAGICCLGGAGLALMTRAPAKPTQS, from the coding sequence TTGCAGGACCTATTCAGTCAGAGATTAGGGGTTCCTGCTGAATCACTGGCCACCCCAGTCAGCATGATTTTCTCGCTAATCATCCTCACATTTGCTATCACCACCTTGTTTGGCGGCATGCTTCAGGACCCGATTGGCCCACAAAAAGTAACATTAATCGGAGGTCTTTTGCTGGGTGGCGGTTTAATCCTTGCCAGCCAAGCATCAACGATTGGCCAGATATATTTATTTTATGGAGTTATCAGTGGAACCGGTATGGGATTCGCTTATATTACCCCCTTGGCCACCTGTAACAAATGGTTTCCGGATAAGAAGGGGATTGTATCTGGGTTTGTTGTTGCTGGAATGGGTATTGGCACTTTGGTATTCACTCCGATTGGCCGGCTAATGGTTCTAAATCGAGGAGTTTTATCTACATGGCTGATCCTGGGTTTGGTTTTTATGGCGCTGATTAGCTTTGGCGCCCTATTTCTGAAACTGCCGCCTGATGGCGCTACTGACGCGAAACCGCCGGGCCGACAGCAACTCAAGTCGGACACCCGACTTAAGGACTACTCGCAAGCTCAGATGCTGCGGACAAGCGCTTTTTATCTGATCTGGTTTATGTTCTTGATTGGCAGTGGCGCCGGCCTGATGGTTATTGGCCTGGCTGCTCCAATTGGACAAGAATTGGCTGGATTAACCGCGGGACAGGCTGCCGGGGTAGTTAGTTTGCTGGGAGTGTTTAACGTCTCGGGTCGAATCCTCTGGGGCGCAGTCTCAGACAGATTCGGACGCACCAAAGTCCTGTTTAGCATGTTTATCTTAACTTCCTTATCTCTATTAATGCTTTCGATAAGTACTTCCCTGTTTCCACTCGTCTTCGCATTTGCTTCAATTACCCTATGCTTTGGTGGTTTTCTTGCTGTTTTCCCGGCGACGACGGCTGAATTCTTTGGAACCAAAAACCTGGGCGGAAATTATGGACTGGTCTATATCGCCTATGGAATCGGGGGGACAGGCGGCATGTACATGGGTTCTATACTGCCCCTGACCACCGCATTTGTTGTGGCCGGCATATGTTGTTTGGGAGGCGCCGGCCTGGCCCTGATGACCAGGGCGCCTGCTAAACCTACCCAGTCCTAG
- the lipA gene encoding lipoyl synthase, translating into MVKRPERPEWMRKKINLGELHEMYQLLSRHELNTVCENARCPNIGECFSKRTATFMILGNQCTRNCRFCAVQAGALVNPDPAEPENVAKATRELGLKHVVITCVTRDDLADGGAGHFAKTINAVRDLNPDTTIEILTSDFRGNWQDLKTVVAARPHIFGHNVETVPSLYQEVRPGADYQRSLALLRQVRQLNSDIITKSGLMLGLGEDKAEVEAVMQDVRDAGCGVITIGQYLSPGKNHLPVKEYVEPQVYEEYKATGRAMGFKYVIAGPYVRSSYMAETVKLDS; encoded by the coding sequence ATGGTTAAACGCCCGGAACGACCGGAATGGATGCGGAAAAAGATCAACCTGGGAGAGCTCCATGAGATGTACCAACTGCTTTCCCGGCATGAGCTGAATACTGTCTGCGAAAATGCCCGCTGCCCTAATATCGGGGAGTGCTTCAGTAAAAGAACGGCAACGTTTATGATTCTTGGCAATCAGTGCACCCGGAATTGTCGGTTTTGTGCTGTGCAGGCCGGCGCGCTTGTCAATCCGGACCCTGCCGAGCCTGAGAATGTCGCTAAAGCAACCCGGGAACTGGGACTGAAGCATGTTGTTATCACCTGTGTTACTCGGGATGACTTGGCAGACGGCGGTGCCGGACACTTTGCCAAGACAATAAATGCAGTAAGGGATCTTAATCCCGACACGACAATAGAGATACTCACCTCAGATTTTCGTGGTAATTGGCAGGACCTGAAGACGGTGGTCGCCGCCCGGCCCCATATTTTTGGCCATAATGTGGAGACGGTGCCCTCTTTGTATCAGGAGGTTCGCCCTGGTGCTGACTATCAGCGTTCCTTGGCGCTCTTACGTCAGGTCCGGCAGTTAAATTCTGATATTATCACCAAATCCGGTCTGATGCTGGGTCTGGGGGAAGACAAGGCGGAAGTGGAAGCGGTAATGCAGGACGTGCGGGATGCGGGCTGTGGCGTAATCACCATCGGCCAGTACCTGAGTCCGGGTAAAAATCATTTGCCAGTAAAAGAGTATGTGGAGCCGCAGGTCTATGAGGAATACAAAGCGACAGGCAGAGCAATGGGCTTTAAATATGTAATCGCCGGGCCCTATGTTCGCAGCTCCTATATGGCCGAGACTGTAAAATTGGATAGCTAA
- the lipB gene encoding lipoyl(octanoyl) transferase LipB encodes MSTKTLRVIDCGKLDYLQAFDFQRDLQQKISRELCPDTLLLLEHPNVYTVGRSESASHILLPKEQLEKLGAQVIETNRGGKVTYHGPGQIVGYTLFDLRRYGRDVPGFVENIEEAIIQTLSVYGIHGGRNPEYTGVWVGDNKICAIGIAISRWVTMHGFALNVNTDLSYFRHINPCGITDKGVTSMELELGMRIEMTEVQDLLREKFAQVFGFTEIEYQKGMSANG; translated from the coding sequence ATGTCGACGAAAACACTGAGAGTTATTGATTGCGGAAAGCTGGACTATCTTCAAGCCTTTGACTTCCAACGGGATTTGCAACAGAAAATTAGCCGCGAGCTCTGCCCAGATACTCTGCTTTTGCTGGAGCACCCCAATGTGTATACCGTGGGCCGCAGCGAAAGTGCCAGCCACATTCTGCTTCCCAAAGAGCAATTGGAGAAGCTGGGCGCCCAGGTTATCGAAACAAATCGAGGCGGCAAAGTTACTTATCATGGACCGGGTCAGATTGTCGGCTACACTCTCTTTGATCTTCGCCGTTATGGTCGGGATGTGCCCGGCTTTGTCGAAAACATCGAGGAAGCAATAATCCAAACGTTATCTGTTTACGGGATTCACGGTGGGCGGAATCCTGAGTACACCGGTGTCTGGGTTGGGGATAACAAGATTTGCGCCATCGGTATTGCCATCAGTCGTTGGGTAACCATGCACGGATTTGCACTGAATGTCAACACTGATCTCAGCTATTTCCGACATATCAATCCCTGTGGGATTACGGACAAAGGAGTAACTTCCATGGAGCTGGAGTTGGGGATGCGCATAGAAATGACAGAAGTTCAAGACTTGTTGCGGGAGAAATTTGCCCAGGTTTTTGGTTTTACGGAAATTGAGTACCAAAAGGGAATGAGTGCCAATGGTTAA
- a CDS encoding putative sulfate exporter family transporter, translating to MLKQFIPGVVFVYILTLTARLLAGLISPVLELEALTIGIILGIILAGTVKLPETLRPGLNWSQKYLLAAGVVLLGFRLNLQALSEAGIRVLLLVLIFVPLVILAGVLIGKLTGTDTKVATMLGLGTAICGSSAVAALAPTLDADEEDTVLAVSVVSILGAAGLLIYSAAAVGYQGSDTGFGVWSGLTLHNVAHAIGAAFARSELAGEIGTVVKLARVAMLAIIAPLLGVMFKSQKAGAKAGIPNYVLLFVAAAILGSMLPLSGVVTDVVSDISSTLITMAMIAMGLAVNFGTIRAKGGRALLAGTTLFAGASLVAFWLTIQLF from the coding sequence ATGCTTAAACAATTTATACCCGGTGTGGTATTTGTCTATATCCTCACCTTGACAGCGCGGCTGCTGGCAGGTCTCATTAGTCCGGTGTTAGAGCTAGAAGCTCTAACAATAGGGATTATTTTAGGTATTATTCTGGCGGGGACAGTTAAACTGCCAGAAACCTTGCGACCTGGACTGAATTGGAGCCAAAAATACCTGTTGGCCGCGGGCGTCGTGTTGCTTGGTTTTCGCCTAAACCTGCAGGCTTTATCCGAGGCCGGCATCCGGGTCTTATTATTGGTTCTAATATTTGTACCGCTGGTTATCCTGGCGGGAGTATTGATTGGCAAATTGACAGGCACCGATACTAAAGTAGCTACGATGCTCGGCCTGGGCACCGCCATCTGTGGTTCATCAGCGGTGGCGGCCCTGGCGCCTACACTGGATGCAGACGAAGAAGACACGGTGCTGGCAGTCTCTGTGGTCAGTATCCTGGGTGCCGCCGGACTATTAATCTACTCTGCCGCCGCTGTGGGTTACCAGGGGTCAGACACAGGTTTTGGCGTCTGGTCCGGCCTGACTTTGCATAATGTCGCCCATGCCATTGGCGCTGCCTTTGCCCGCTCTGAACTGGCGGGGGAGATTGGCACGGTGGTGAAACTGGCCCGGGTCGCGATGCTTGCGATAATCGCTCCCCTACTAGGCGTGATGTTTAAATCGCAAAAAGCTGGCGCCAAAGCCGGCATCCCAAACTACGTATTGCTCTTTGTTGCCGCTGCCATACTGGGCAGCATGCTGCCGCTGTCGGGCGTGGTAACGGATGTCGTCAGCGATATAAGCTCAACTTTAATCACCATGGCGATGATCGCAATGGGTCTGGCAGTCAATTTTGGCACCATCAGGGCGAAAGGCGGCCGGGCCCTGTTGGCAGGAACAACGCTATTTGCCGGCGCCTCCCTCGTCGCCTTTTGGCTTACGATTCAGCTATTCTAG
- a CDS encoding class I SAM-dependent methyltransferase → MGSPGLFDRIALIYALFYKYQVKHFGNVLDGPLRDLTISSYTSAIDVGCGTGALCAVLKQKGLQVTGIDPAGRMLAAAAKRPANKGVDFIRANAAERLPFSDKSFDISFCTFVAHGLPAAERVKMYAELSRITRYKILIIDYNQQRSLAVNIVEWLEGGNYFKFVRQARHEMETYFAALAIRPLGPRTACYICTP, encoded by the coding sequence ATGGGTAGTCCCGGTTTATTTGATCGAATTGCGCTTATATATGCATTGTTTTACAAGTATCAGGTCAAGCACTTTGGCAATGTGCTAGACGGTCCCCTGCGGGATTTGACCATCTCCAGCTATACCTCTGCAATTGATGTTGGTTGTGGCACTGGGGCATTATGCGCGGTGCTCAAACAGAAGGGGCTGCAGGTGACGGGGATAGACCCTGCGGGGCGAATGTTGGCTGCAGCTGCGAAGCGGCCGGCTAACAAAGGCGTGGATTTCATCAGGGCTAACGCAGCGGAACGTCTGCCCTTCTCTGATAAAAGCTTTGATATTTCTTTCTGCACTTTTGTGGCCCATGGGTTACCGGCAGCGGAACGGGTAAAGATGTACGCAGAGTTGAGCCGAATAACCCGGTATAAAATCCTGATAATTGACTATAATCAGCAACGTTCGCTGGCGGTCAATATCGTCGAGTGGTTAGAAGGGGGCAACTATTTTAAGTTTGTCAGGCAGGCTCGGCACGAAATGGAGACTTATTTCGCAGCTCTGGCGATTAGACCCTTGGGGCCTAGAACAGCTTGTTATATTTGCACCCCCTAA
- a CDS encoding YwbE family protein, with translation MDGTRRSNINVGDTVQVVLKQDQNSGKLTDGRVARILTKSSTHPHGIKVKLENGLVGRVKTIIESNNKNG, from the coding sequence ATGGACGGCACAAGACGCAGCAATATAAATGTGGGAGATACGGTGCAAGTGGTTCTAAAACAAGATCAAAATTCGGGCAAACTCACAGATGGCAGAGTTGCCCGGATCCTTACCAAATCCAGCACCCATCCCCACGGCATCAAGGTCAAGTTGGAAAACGGTTTGGTGGGCAGGGTGAAAACTATAATTGAGAGTAATAATAAGAATGGGTAG
- a CDS encoding aminotransferase class I/II-fold pyridoxal phosphate-dependent enzyme: MYSFQNDYSEGAHPNILKALMEHNLQQEAGYGEDSFTRQAVAVLKQKLGREDLDIHLFAGGTQTNLTTISALLRPHEAVISASTGHICVHETGAIEATGHKIIAVESADGKLRPVDIRRVLDEHGDDEHMVKPKLVYVSNSTEIGTVYSKEELTGLSDFCRVHDLLLFMDGARLGSALCSPVNDLEFSDLPALVDAFYIGGTKNGALIGEALVLCREELKAEFRYIIKQKGALLAKGRLLGIQFRELFRDELFFELARHANKMAAMLTTGISQLGGHFLTDSPSNQIFPILPNGVIHELETKYAFYRWAPVDEEHSAIRLVTSWATPEAAVNGFLTDLQRLMADL; the protein is encoded by the coding sequence TTGTATAGTTTCCAGAATGATTACAGCGAGGGAGCACATCCCAACATTCTCAAGGCATTGATGGAGCACAACTTGCAACAGGAGGCCGGCTACGGCGAGGACAGCTTTACCCGCCAGGCGGTGGCGGTGCTCAAGCAGAAATTGGGCCGGGAGGATCTGGACATCCATTTGTTTGCTGGCGGCACCCAGACAAATCTCACCACGATTTCGGCACTCCTCCGTCCCCACGAGGCAGTGATTTCGGCCAGCACCGGACATATTTGCGTGCATGAGACCGGCGCCATAGAGGCCACCGGACATAAAATCATTGCTGTTGAGTCTGCCGATGGCAAGCTGCGGCCGGTGGATATCCGGCGGGTTCTTGATGAACATGGCGACGATGAACATATGGTAAAGCCAAAGCTGGTCTATGTCTCCAACAGCACCGAAATTGGCACCGTATATTCCAAGGAGGAATTGACCGGGCTTAGCGATTTTTGCCGGGTTCATGACCTGTTGCTGTTCATGGATGGAGCGCGGCTGGGTTCAGCGCTCTGCTCGCCGGTGAATGATCTGGAGTTTTCGGACTTGCCGGCGCTGGTTGACGCGTTCTATATTGGCGGCACAAAGAACGGGGCCCTGATTGGCGAAGCCTTGGTGCTCTGCCGCGAAGAACTGAAAGCGGAGTTTCGCTATATTATCAAACAAAAGGGAGCGCTGCTTGCAAAAGGCCGCTTGCTGGGCATACAATTCCGGGAGCTTTTTCGGGATGAGTTGTTTTTTGAGCTTGCCCGTCATGCCAATAAGATGGCGGCCATGCTCACCACGGGCATCTCCCAACTTGGTGGACATTTCCTCACCGATTCGCCATCCAACCAGATTTTCCCGATACTGCCTAATGGGGTCATCCATGAGCTAGAGACCAAGTATGCGTTTTATCGGTGGGCCCCGGTTGACGAGGAGCATTCAGCAATCCGGCTTGTTACTTCCTGGGCAACTCCAGAGGCTGCTGTAAACGGTTTCCTGACCGATTTGCAACGGTTGATGGCAGATTTGTAG
- a CDS encoding DUF3784 domain-containing protein, producing the protein MIIVSSFISVMLVVFGLLIKYKQAYWLIAGYNTMPREKQKNVDTEGLGRFIGNTMFVLAGVTLAGGVLSELGVVFMPAATFMLYIPIVIYIVIRAQKFDGNTRDAEGKMTPQSKGTAYVVVGILALVAIGLGVLYYHTVTPPSYTIENGVLNISGMYGRKVEFSTVTDVELLETMPEVGYRSNGAAIGNAKKGDFRISGIGRARLFVNIDRPPFIYLETTDTSLIFNAADEAETRDLYQQILTELNQ; encoded by the coding sequence ATGATTATTGTTTCGAGCTTCATCAGCGTGATGTTGGTCGTGTTCGGCTTGTTGATAAAATATAAGCAGGCGTATTGGTTGATTGCCGGGTATAACACCATGCCACGGGAAAAGCAGAAGAATGTTGACACCGAAGGCCTGGGGCGGTTTATTGGCAATACGATGTTTGTCCTGGCAGGGGTAACCTTAGCGGGGGGAGTGCTTTCGGAGCTTGGTGTTGTTTTCATGCCGGCCGCCACCTTCATGCTTTATATCCCGATTGTCATCTACATTGTTATCCGGGCCCAGAAATTTGATGGCAATACCCGGGATGCCGAGGGAAAAATGACGCCACAATCGAAAGGGACTGCCTACGTGGTTGTTGGTATTCTGGCGCTAGTCGCCATCGGTTTGGGCGTACTTTATTACCATACAGTTACCCCGCCAAGCTACACGATTGAGAATGGTGTGCTTAACATCTCTGGCATGTACGGCCGGAAGGTTGAGTTTTCCACAGTTACCGATGTGGAGCTACTAGAGACAATGCCGGAAGTGGGCTATCGGTCCAATGGTGCTGCAATTGGAAATGCAAAAAAGGGAGATTTCCGCATTTCTGGAATTGGCAGAGCCAGGTTGTTTGTCAACATCGACAGGCCGCCTTTTATTTATTTGGAAACTACGGATACGTCTCTAATATTCAACGCCGCGGATGAAGCGGAGACAAGGGATTTGTATCAGCAGATTTTGACGGAACTGAATCAATGA